AGTACCTTTGTGGCCGACAGCAGCACCGCCAAAGTCAGTGCTTTAACCGTCACCAGCGGCGCACTGGCCAACGGCACCGCAACCAACCAAGCCACGGTCACCGTGCTGGATGGAAAAAATAACCCGCTGCCGGATCAGGTTGTTACATGGTCGCAGGATGGCACCGCCGTCGTGGGCACCTCGGCCAAAACCGACAGCAACGGCCAAACTACGGTGACCTTTACCGACCTGAAAGCTGAAACGGTGAACATCGCCGCCACCGTGAATGGTTCGAGCCAGTTCAAGCCGAGCTCGTTTGTGGCCGACAGCAGTACCGCCAAAGTGAGTGATTTAACCGTCACCAGCGGCGCAGTCGCCAACGGCACGGCAACCAACCAAGCCACGGTGACCGTGGTGGACGCGAATAATAACCCGCAGCCGGATCAGGTTGTGACATGGACGCAGGATGGCACCGCCGTTGTGGGCACTTCGGGCAAAACCGACAGCAACGGCCAAACTACCGTGACGTTTACCGACCTGAAAGCGGAAACGGTGAACATCACCGCCACCGTGAATAGTACAAGTCAGTCTAAACCGAGTAGCTTTATTGCCGACAGCAGCACCGCCAAAGTCAGTGATTTAACCGTCACCAGCGGCGCGGTCGCCAACGGCACCGCCACCAACCAAGCGACGGTGACCGTGGTGGATGGGAACAGTAACCCGCAGCCGGATCAGGTTGTGACATGGACGCAGGATGGCACTGCAGTCGTGGGCACCTCGGCCAAAACCGACAGCAACGGCCAAGCTACGGTGACGTTTACCGACCTGAAAGCCGAAACGGTGAATATCACCGCCACCGTGAATGGTTCGAGCCAGTTCAAGCCGAGTACCTTTGTGGCCGATACAAGTACCGCCAAAGTCAGTGATTTAACCGTCACCAGCGGCGCAGTCGCCAACGGCACGGCCACCAACCAAGCCACGGTCACCGTGCTGGATGGGAACAGTAACCCGCTGCCGGATCAGGTTGTGACATGGTCGCAGGATGGCACCGCTGTCGTGGGCACTTCAGCCAAAACCGACGGTAACGGCCAAACTACGGTGACGTTTACCGACCTGAAAGCTGAAACGGTGAACATCACCGCCACCGTGAATAGTACAAGTCAGTCCAAGCCGAGTACCTTTGTGGCCGACAGCAGCACCGCCAAAGTCAATGATTTAACCGTCACCAGCGGTGCAGTCGCCAACGGCACGGCCACCAACCAAGCCACGGTCACCGTGCTGGATGGAAAAAATAACCCGCTGCCGGATCAGGTTGTTACATGGTCGCAGGATGGCACCGCCGTCGTGGGCACTTCGGCCAAAACCGACGGCAATGGCCAAACTACCGTGACGTTTACCGACCTGAAAGCTGAAACGGTGAATATCACCGCCACCGTGAATGGGTCTAGCCAGTTTAAACGGAGTTCGTTTGTAGCGGATGCTTCTACAGCAAAAGTAGATAGTTTGATAATTACCAAAGACCGTAGCCCTGCCGATGATTCTACAGCAAACACCGCGACAGCTATGGTCAGCGACGCAAACGGAAATCCGCTCCCAGGGATGGTTGTAAATTGGAGTGCAGATAAACCTACTGTGACTGTGACAGCTAATGGACCTACAGATAGTACAGGTCAGGCAACGGTTCGTTTCACGGATACAACGGCTGAGACGCTGCAACTGACGTCATCCTTAAGTAATGGCAGTACTCTTAGCCAAACAAGTGAGTTCATTATTGATATTGCGGGGCTAAAAATTTCGCAGTTTTATGCAGCAAGTGGCGCAGCTATTAACGATTCGACAGTGCTCAGGCTCTTCGTGCAGGATCGATTTGGTAAACCTGTGAATGGAGCAAATGTCCACCTGAGTGTTACAGGGTCAGCACAGCTGCAGTCCACCTCAGGTGTGACTTCATCTACAACTAGCGGCAATGGAACACTTTTGATTAATATTACAGATGCTGTAGTCGAAACCGTAACCGCGACGGCCACCCTAGAGAACAATGTCTCTGCCAATGCTCCTGTGAATTTTACTCAATCTCTTGCTACGGCAATTGTTATTACAATAACTCAGGACGGTAAAGGTATTAACGCACCTAATACAGCCGTTGCGAAGGCCGTGGATAAAAATGGTTTCCCCGTACCTGGCTATGAGATCCGTTGGGCGCTTGGGTCTTATACCTCTCAGTTTAATTTTTCAGCCATTACGGGAGTTACCGATCAAAATGGTGAGGTAAGAACAAACATTCAGTCAAAGAGCTCTTCATTTGGTGCCAGAACTATCCCGCTTGATGCGATTGGAGAATCATACTTCCAGAATAATCCAAGCGGTGAAACCCCGATGATATTTGCTAAAGGTACATAACCCGACGACCAAAAAGCCTCTACGCAAGTAGAGGTTTTTTGGTTACAGGCACTGATTCGATATTGCTCTGCGCTGCGTCAGTGTCATACATGATGTAAGCTGTGAGCACCGTTCTGGAAGACGTGTGGCTGGGCAGGTGGCTGATATCTTCAGCTATGCCGAGTTGAGCGAACTCATATATTCCGGCAAGCCGGACAGCTCCTGATTAATATCCGGCTCAATTAAGTGGATCACCGAACGTAACTGCTTGAATGATTCCATGAACCGGTAAACATCCTCTTCAAAGTCTTGGCAGATATATTTTGCCGGTGAGCACTCCAGTCACATGACCTCCCCAAGCTGATTAAAACGCTTCTCTCAAAAGATATTTTCAAAGACCAGATAGTCGAGCTAGTAGCGGCTAAACTCATGCTGACTGAGCAAAGAAGAAGTGGGGGGCAAAGTGCCGGCGTGAATGTTGCGCTTCACCTAAATCGGTGAGCTGTGGTGAATGATTACGCGTAGGCTTTGCGCCAACTATGCAAAATTGACTGGCGGTGCAAACTATTTACGTTGTTGATGCACTTGGGGTGGTCGAGAATATCGCTGCGGTCTACTAACGATGATGGCTCACCGAAGGTAAAGCCTACACTACAGCATCAGATTGCGAGAGCTATCAAAAATAAAAAGGCCCCACCTAAGTGGAGCCTCTATTTTATGCCATTTTAAGCTGGCAGGTAATTACATGGACTGAGTGAAAGTACGAGTAATTACGTCCTGCTGCTGTTCTTTGGTCAAAGAGTTGAAGCGTACAGCGTAGCCAGATACACGGATGGTCAGCTGAGGATATTTCTCAGGATTTTCCATCGCGTCTAACAGCATTTCGCGGTTCATAACGTTAACGTTCAGGTGTTGACCACCTTCGATGCTAGCTTCGTGGTGGAAGTAACCATCCATCAGGCCAGCCAAGTTAGCTTTACGAACTTCGTCGTCTTTACCCAGAGCGTTAGGAACGATAGAGAAGGTATAAGAAATACCATCTTTAGCATAAGCAAACGGCAGTTTAGCAACGGAGGTCAGAGAGGCAACAGCACCTTTCTGGTCACGGCCGTGCATTGGGTTAGCACCTGGACCGAATGGAGCGCCAGCACGACGACCATCTGGGGTGTTACCTGTTTTCTTACCATAAACCACGTTAGAGGTGATGGTCAGAACAGACTGAGTAGGAACCGCGTTGCGGTAAGTAGTCAGTTTCTGAATTTTCTTCATGAAACGTTCTACCAGGTCACAAGCGATATCATCGACGCGTGGGTCGTTGTTACCAAACTGCGGGTATTCACCTTCGATGTCGAAGTCAACAGCCAGGCCGTCTTCGTCACGAATAGTAGAAACTTTCGCATATTTGATTGCAGACAGGGAGTCAGCAGCAACAGACAGACCTGCGATACCACATGCCATAGTACGATATACGTCACGGTCATGCAGAGCCATCAGGGATGCTTCGTAGCTGTACTTGTCATGCATGTAATGGATGATGTTCAGCGCGGTGACATACTGTTTAGCCAGCCAATCCATGAAGTGATCCATACGTTCCATGACTTTGTCATAGTCCAGTACGGTATCCATCATTGGAGCTTCTTTCGGGCCAACCTGCATTTTCAGTTTTTCATCAACGCCGCCGTTGATTGCGTACAGCATGGTTTTAGCCAAGTTTGCACGAGCACCGAAGAACTGCATTTGTTTACCAACAATCATTGGGCTTACGCAGCAAGCAATTGCGTAGTCATCATTGTTGAAGTCAGGGCGCATCAGGTCATCGTTCTCATACTGTACAGATGAGGTATCGATGGAAACTTTAGCAGCAAATTTCTTGAACGGCAGAGGCAGTTTTTCAGACCACAGGATGGTCATGTTTGGCTCTGGAGATGGACCCATGGTGTACAGGGTGTTCAGGAAACGGAAGCTGTTTTTGGTAACCAGAGTACGACCGTCCAGACCCATACCAGCCAGGGATTCTGTTGCCCAGATTGGGTCACCAGAGAACAGTTCATCATATTCTGGAGTACGCAGGAAACGAACCATACGCAGTTTCATAACCAGATGGTCAATCAGTTCCTGAGCTTCTTCTTCAGTCAGTTTGCCTTCTTGCAGATCACGTTCGATGTAGATATCCAGGAAGCTGGATACACGACCGAAGGACATTGCAGCACCGTTCTGAGATTTAACCGCAGCCAGGTAGCCGAAGTAAGTCCACTGTACAGCTTCTTTTGCGTTTTTAGCTGGAGCAGAGATATCGCAACCATATTTGGCAGCCATTTCTTTGATCTGGCCCAGAGCGCGATGCTGGTCAGCAATTTCTTCACGCAGACGAATAGTCGCTTCCAGATCTTCACCGTTTTCCAGTTTGGTCTGCAGTGATTGGAACTGAGCGAATTTGTCTTTCATCAGGAAGTCGATACCGTAAACGGCGATACGACGGTAGTCACCGATGATACGACCACGGCCATACGCATCTGGCAGACCAGTCAGAACACCAGATTTACGGCAGTTCAGGATGTCTTTGGTGTAAACGTCAAACACGCCCTGGTTGTGAGTTTTACGGTATTCGGTGAAGATTTTCTTGATCATTGGATCAAGTTCACGACCGTAAACTTTACATGAACCTTCAACCATCTTGATGCCGCCGAACGGAATCAGAGCACGTTTCAGAGGCGCATCAGTTTGCAGACCAACGATTTGTTCGAGGTCTTTGCTGATGTAGCCAGCATCATGAGAGGTGATGGTTGCAGCTACGTTGGTATCGAAATCAACCGGCGCATGGGTACGGTTTTCAATTTTGATACCGTCCATGACTTTATCCCACAGGTTGGTCGTCGCTTGAGTAGCGCCAGCCAGGAAGGATTCGTCACCTTCGTACGGGGTGTAGTTTTTCTGGATGAAATCACGAACGTTGACTTCATTCTGCCAGTCGCCTTTAGTGAAACCTTCCCATGCGGCTGCTTGTTTTTCATTAAGCTCGGACATTTAACACCTACCTTCTAGTGTGGATTTCTTTGTAAACCCGGCGCTGTGGTAAAGCACATAATTAGTGCTTATCGCCACCGCGCAGATAAATAACCCAGTATGTCAGACCTACCAGTAAGCCACCGCCGATGATGTTCCCGATCGTGACAGGGATCAGGTTATCGGTAATGAAGTGGCTAACGGTCAAGTTTGAGAACTGTTCTGGTGCAGCACCAATGGCTTGCCAAAACTCCGGCGCTGCGAAATTCTTAATCACAATCCCTAATGGGATCATGAACATATTTGCAATGCTATGTTCAAAACCGCTCGCCACAAACATGGCCACTGGTAAAACCATTGCAAACATTTTGTCCATCAGGCTACGGCCGGAATAGCTCATCCAAACTGCAAGACAAACCATCAAGTTGGCCAAGATCCCCAGGCAAACGGCTTCAACAAACGTATGATGCAATTTGTGATCGGCTGTTTGCAGCACATTGAGACCCCACGCGCCATTCGCTGTCATGTGCTCGCCGGCAAACCACATCAGTGCCACAAAGAAAAGTGCACCAATCAGGTTGCCTACATAAACATTTAACCAGTTGAGGCCTAACTGTCTCCAGGTAATGCGCCCACTGGCCTTGGCAACGACAATTAATACGGTTGAAGTAAACAGGTCAGCCCCGCAAACCACAACAAGCATCAGGCCAAGAGAGAAACAGATACCACCAACCAGCTTGGCAAAGCCAAAAGGTACACCAGCAGTGCCGGTTGTCGCGGTAATGTAGAAAACGAAAGCAATAGAAATGAAGACACCAGCCGTGATCGCTAAATAAAAAGTCTTCAGCGGGTGCTTAGTGGCTTTATAAACGCCAGCATCTTCGGCCACTTTGGCCATTGCTGCTGGTAGTAGTAGATCAAAGGGGTTGTCAGCTTTCACACTAACTCTCTCTTAATATTAATCAGCGTTGAGATACTAACAAAGCAGTATACGGCAAAAATTGATCTGGATCATGATGCGCAGAACTAGCCTACCCAAAATACCCCTAAAAACAGTAAGTTAAATAATAAACTCGTTGAATTCAAAAGGAAAAATATTTTTTAAATTTTACACGCTAAGTTGAATGAGCACGCTAACAGAAAGTGTAAAAGGTAAATAAATAACTTAAGAATTCGATCAAATTGAAGATATTATTTTTCAATGTCAGCAATAACATTACTTATATACAACAATTAAATTACATCTGAATGACGGCTATAGAGATTCATACATATAGTAGAAAAGCCCACCTTTTAAACTTACCGCATAAGGACATACGACTATGATAGTCGTTGTGTCATTTTTACCGTGATGATAAATGCGTTTGGAGGTGGGATTCGGCAGGTTTGCGTGTTTATTGATCAAAAACGTCTGCACCGGTGCACGCGTGCAGACGTTCGCTTAGATCAACAAGCCTATTATTTAGACCAATAACGGCGTTTTGCTGCCTGAAGTTTTTGATACGCCTGTAGCAGCGCTTGATGCGCAGGGAGGGCTTTCAAATCGTCGTCAATTGCAGGAAGACCATAGAAACGCTCTTCTCCAGCGATAATTGCCGAAGCGGCTTCAAGCGTTTCGGCGCCATACATGCGGCTGAACGCATGGTAGTACTGAGCAGGGTCGCGCTCTTCTTCCATGCTTAGCAGCAGCAAGGTTTGTAGGCAGCGATAGAAATTGGCGCGTTCTGGGCTGAATACTGAGGCATTGAAGTCCTGAGTCCATTCGGTCCATATCAGCGCTTGCTCCAGATCGCCGCCCGCTAATGCCAGCATAGCTTTCAATTCACCTACACGCAGGGTATACCAGCCGTTGTCTTTACCCGTTGCGATACCTAACAGCTCGCGCACACGAGTGAAGTCGTCAAGGCCTTCGTCATCGAGCTGTTCGATGATCTGTAAATACTCTTCTTTCGTCAGATTGGACGCTGGCAGCTGAAGTAACTGAGTGCGTAAGTGCGCGCCCATGCTGTTATTGGCTAAGAGCAAATCTTCGGCAGGATAGATATCGGACATACCCGGAACGATGATGCGGCAGGCATAGACATCAAGGTGTTCATAATCCGCGATGTAAACTTCTTTATCTTCTTGTTCGAAGATGCTCATCAACGTGCTGAACTCTTCTTCGGTGGTACCTTTAAACGACCAATCGGCAAAGGCATAATCAGCGTCTTGCTTAAACATATCCCAAGAAATCAAACCGCTAGAATCGATGAAGTGAGTTTCGAGGTTGGCATGCTCGCCGACTTCTTCGTCATCGAAGGTCGGTGCGGTGAAGACGTCGAGATCTTTCAGGCTTCGGCCTTGCAGCAGCTCTGTTACCGTACGTTCTAAAGCCACGCCAAAGTCAGGGTGGGCGCCGAAAGAGGCAAAACAGGTGCCGTTGGCTGGGTTAAACAGCACAACGCAGATAACCGGATATTGTCCCCCAAGTGAAGCATCGTAGGACAGAATAGGGAAGCCTTCCTGTTCTAGTTTTGCAATCGCTTCAACCACTTCTGGATAGCGGTTTAAAACGTCGGCAGGGATCTCTGGCAGGCTGATAGACTCCGCGATGATACGGTTTTTCACGTAGCGTTCGAAAACTTCAGACAAACCTTGCACGCGGGCTTCGTTGCGCGTGTTGCCCGCAGACATGCCGTTTGAAACGTACAGGTTGCCAATGATGTTCATTGGAATATAAACAGTTTGCTGATCGGACTGGCGGGTAAAAGGCAGCGCGCAGATGCCGCGATCGACGTTGCCGGATTGCAGATCGATAAGATCCTGCGCGCCTACATCACCTTCTGGATTGTAAAACGCATGCAAACGCTCATCTAAGATGCCTTCAGGCAGGCTGTCGTCGGCGGGAACAGGGAACCACTTCTCATTTGGATAGTGGACGAAGTCCCCTTGCGCAATTTCACGGCCAAGGTAGAAATCAGCGAAGAAATAGTTAGTCGACAAGCGCTCAAAATATTCACCTAACGCCGAGGCCAGCGCGGCTTTTTTGCTAGCGCCTTTGCCGTTGGTAAAACAAAGCGGGCAATCACGGTCGCGGATGTGTACAGACCAAACATGCGGAACAGGGTTTAGCCAAGAGGCTTCTTCAATATTGAACCCAAGGTCGGTCAATTGCTGTTGGAAGCGTGCAATAGAATCTTCCAGCGCGGCATCTTTGCCGGGAATATAGGTCTGCGTCATTTGAGTCACTTGTTAGCTGCAAAAAACGGCATGATACGTTTTTTTAGCCTATTCCTCCATGAATTCCATATCCATAGGGAATGTCACATTTTTTTTATGGATATAAAAGATAATTCATGCAGTTATCTAATAGGAGAAATCGAATGAAGTTGGTTAAAGTAAGTTTGCTGGCGCTGTTGGTTTCAGGGTTTAGCGGCGCGGCTTTTGCGTTGCCTAATATCACCATTTTGGCAACGGGCGGCACTATCGCCGGGGGCGGTGACTCAGCAACAAAATCAAATTATACCGCCGGGAAAGTGGGCGTAGAGTCTTTGGTTGATGCGGTGCCTCAGCTTAAAGATATCGCAAACATCAAAGGTGAGCAGGTAGTCAGCATCGGTTCGCAGGATATGAATGACGATGTGTGGCTGAAACTTGCCAAAAAAATCAACGCTGATTGCAATAAAACCGATGGCTTCGTGATTACCCACGGCACGGATACCATGGAAGAGACGGCTTACTTCCTCGATTTAACCGTAAAATGCGACAAACCTGTGGTGATGGTTGGCGCGATGCGCCCATCAACCGCCATGAGCGCCGATGGCCCCTTCAACCTGTATAACGCCGTTGTGACCGCCGCAGATCCGGCTTCTGCCAAACGCGGTGTTTTGGTTGCGATGAACGATACGGTGCTGGATGGTCGTGATGTGACCAAAACGAACACCACCGGTGTACAAACATTCCAAGCGGTTAACTACGGCCCATTGGGATACATTCATAATGGCAAAGTTGACTACCAGCGTTCGCCTGAGCGTAAACACACCACGCAAACGCCATTTGACGTGAGCAAGTTAACCTCATTGCCGAAAGTTGGCATCGTGTACAACTACGCCAACGCGTCGGATCTGCCAGCTAAGGCGCTGCTTGAAGCAGGCTATCAAGGGATTGTGAGTGCGGGGGTTGGCAACGGCAATCTGTACAAATCTATTTTTGATACTTTAGCTACTGCGGCACATAACGGCGTAGCCGTGGTGCGTTCATCACGCGTTCCTTCTGGGTCAACCACGGAAGACGCTGAAATTGATGACGTGAAATATGGTTTTGTAGCATCAGGCACGCTC
This is a stretch of genomic DNA from Hafnia alvei. It encodes these proteins:
- the pflB gene encoding formate C-acetyltransferase, whose translation is MSELNEKQAAAWEGFTKGDWQNEVNVRDFIQKNYTPYEGDESFLAGATQATTNLWDKVMDGIKIENRTHAPVDFDTNVAATITSHDAGYISKDLEQIVGLQTDAPLKRALIPFGGIKMVEGSCKVYGRELDPMIKKIFTEYRKTHNQGVFDVYTKDILNCRKSGVLTGLPDAYGRGRIIGDYRRIAVYGIDFLMKDKFAQFQSLQTKLENGEDLEATIRLREEIADQHRALGQIKEMAAKYGCDISAPAKNAKEAVQWTYFGYLAAVKSQNGAAMSFGRVSSFLDIYIERDLQEGKLTEEEAQELIDHLVMKLRMVRFLRTPEYDELFSGDPIWATESLAGMGLDGRTLVTKNSFRFLNTLYTMGPSPEPNMTILWSEKLPLPFKKFAAKVSIDTSSVQYENDDLMRPDFNNDDYAIACCVSPMIVGKQMQFFGARANLAKTMLYAINGGVDEKLKMQVGPKEAPMMDTVLDYDKVMERMDHFMDWLAKQYVTALNIIHYMHDKYSYEASLMALHDRDVYRTMACGIAGLSVAADSLSAIKYAKVSTIRDEDGLAVDFDIEGEYPQFGNNDPRVDDIACDLVERFMKKIQKLTTYRNAVPTQSVLTITSNVVYGKKTGNTPDGRRAGAPFGPGANPMHGRDQKGAVASLTSVAKLPFAYAKDGISYTFSIVPNALGKDDEVRKANLAGLMDGYFHHEASIEGGQHLNVNVMNREMLLDAMENPEKYPQLTIRVSGYAVRFNSLTKEQQQDVITRTFTQSM
- the ansB gene encoding L-asparaginase 2, with the translated sequence MKLVKVSLLALLVSGFSGAAFALPNITILATGGTIAGGGDSATKSNYTAGKVGVESLVDAVPQLKDIANIKGEQVVSIGSQDMNDDVWLKLAKKINADCNKTDGFVITHGTDTMEETAYFLDLTVKCDKPVVMVGAMRPSTAMSADGPFNLYNAVVTAADPASAKRGVLVAMNDTVLDGRDVTKTNTTGVQTFQAVNYGPLGYIHNGKVDYQRSPERKHTTQTPFDVSKLTSLPKVGIVYNYANASDLPAKALLEAGYQGIVSAGVGNGNLYKSIFDTLATAAHNGVAVVRSSRVPSGSTTEDAEIDDVKYGFVASGTLNPQKARILLQLALTQTKDPKQIQQMFNQY
- the focA gene encoding formate transporter FocA yields the protein MKADNPFDLLLPAAMAKVAEDAGVYKATKHPLKTFYLAITAGVFISIAFVFYITATTGTAGVPFGFAKLVGGICFSLGLMLVVVCGADLFTSTVLIVVAKASGRITWRQLGLNWLNVYVGNLIGALFFVALMWFAGEHMTANGAWGLNVLQTADHKLHHTFVEAVCLGILANLMVCLAVWMSYSGRSLMDKMFAMVLPVAMFVASGFEHSIANMFMIPLGIVIKNFAAPEFWQAIGAAPEQFSNLTVSHFITDNLIPVTIGNIIGGGLLVGLTYWVIYLRGGDKH
- the ycaO gene encoding 30S ribosomal protein S12 methylthiotransferase accessory factor YcaO, coding for MTQTYIPGKDAALEDSIARFQQQLTDLGFNIEEASWLNPVPHVWSVHIRDRDCPLCFTNGKGASKKAALASALGEYFERLSTNYFFADFYLGREIAQGDFVHYPNEKWFPVPADDSLPEGILDERLHAFYNPEGDVGAQDLIDLQSGNVDRGICALPFTRQSDQQTVYIPMNIIGNLYVSNGMSAGNTRNEARVQGLSEVFERYVKNRIIAESISLPEIPADVLNRYPEVVEAIAKLEQEGFPILSYDASLGGQYPVICVVLFNPANGTCFASFGAHPDFGVALERTVTELLQGRSLKDLDVFTAPTFDDEEVGEHANLETHFIDSSGLISWDMFKQDADYAFADWSFKGTTEEEFSTLMSIFEQEDKEVYIADYEHLDVYACRIIVPGMSDIYPAEDLLLANNSMGAHLRTQLLQLPASNLTKEEYLQIIEQLDDEGLDDFTRVRELLGIATGKDNGWYTLRVGELKAMLALAGGDLEQALIWTEWTQDFNASVFSPERANFYRCLQTLLLLSMEEERDPAQYYHAFSRMYGAETLEAASAIIAGEERFYGLPAIDDDLKALPAHQALLQAYQKLQAAKRRYWSK